A stretch of DNA from Nitrosopumilus zosterae:
ATTGCCCCTTTTCCGTTGTCATTGTTTATCAACAATAATTCTGTTTCATCAAATATGAAACAATTTTGAGTTATCTCTGATGCTCTGATATCTACTCTATCTGGGATTTTTCTATGTGATTCTGAACAGATTTGAGTTGTTGGAACAATGATTTTAATATCCAAATTTCGTCGTACAACTGAACTTAATTGATCTTTACACTCTGCCAACAATCCAAATCCCCACTGATCAGTCATAATTTTGATGGATGATTTTGATCCCTCAATCATTGTTTGAAGTTGTAATAAGACGTTATTTGCACTGATATGGAAATATCTTTTTTCTTCTGATCCTCTGGTTTTTCTACTTTCTTCACTTGCTTTTTTTAAATTAGATACCAATGAATTCATTGCATTTACCTTGTTGATTTGTTCATGAATAATTCCATCAAATGCATCTTCAGGCGCAATTGCTGTACACATAATTGGTTTGCTCTTTGAAATAATTGCTAGTTTCTTATTTTCTAATTTCAACAATGTTGGGTAAATTTTTGTCCGTGGGATCTCTGAATAATATGCTAGTTCACTAGCCGTAATGGTGCCTTTTGAAATGAGTGCAACATATGCTTGTGCTTCATACTTACTTAATCCAAATTCTTCTAAACTTACTGTTAATACATGTTCATCAACCATGATTTTTCTTGATTTGTTATTAGGTAAAATTGAGAGCTAAATTCCTTTACACAAATACTCAAAAAAAATCAAAATTGTATCCACAGGTAGATGTAACTGTGGTTACCAAAATTACTGTGACACCGTCCTCAAATACAAAATCTGGATGAAAATATTGGTATGATGGTAAAGACTAGTATCGAAACAATGGAATGTGAGAATATCTCTCATTCAGTAACATTGGTTCCTAGATTAGGATACTCTGCCCATTTATTGTCTGAGATAATTGATTTTATTACCAAAAAACTTGATGATTTGAAACAGTCAAACTGTGAATTAGTTTTATTTTTTGATGACACTGACAAAAATCATGTCTCTGCAATAGAATTGGAGCGTGTTTTGACTTTTTCATCAGATGTGCTCTTACACATAAAAAAGAGAATTGCCAGTGTTTCTGGTTTGAGTAGTATTCCTGATATACTTCCTTCTTCAATTCCTATGATTAGAACTGTTAGTGCTCAATTGTTTAGTGTTATTCCAAATTGTAGCCAACGATTATCTGAATTGTCTGTCCATTTGGGCAGTATTGTTTTAGATTCAGCCGCTCTTACAAAGGCTAGATTTGATTTCAGTCAATCAAATAATGATGCTTCGATATTTCTTGATGAAGTAAAATTGATGGTGGACTCTAAATTAAATAAGCAGTATCCTAATGTTGATTTTTTCAAATTATGTGATGCTTGATTACTATATCCCCAAAACGTGATTTTTCAAAAGATTTTCAGCGTATTAAAGAAATTTCAGCAAAAATTGATAAAAAACTCTCTGAAGTAAAACCTTCAGATGCTGACAAAATTGATAAATTAACTTTGGATGAATTACAGGATTTGGATAAGATTGTTAAAATTGCTGATTTTATGATGTGCAAATATTCTGATAAAAAAGAGATGAGTTCAATTCTGAGGCATTTTACCTCTGTTATATCTGAAACTGCAGTATCTCTTGAAGATTTG
This window harbors:
- a CDS encoding TrmB family transcriptional regulator produces the protein MVDEHVLTVSLEEFGLSKYEAQAYVALISKGTITASELAYYSEIPRTKIYPTLLKLENKKLAIISKSKPIMCTAIAPEDAFDGIIHEQINKVNAMNSLVSNLKKASEESRKTRGSEEKRYFHISANNVLLQLQTMIEGSKSSIKIMTDQWGFGLLAECKDQLSSVVRRNLDIKIIVPTTQICSESHRKIPDRVDIRASEITQNCFIFDETELLLINNDNGKGAIFSSTDILGSNQEKIFSNLWKNSIKTKALADMSKTEAQEIYKIIKTVNEIGLTYILNSAMVSKKPESDMFKLLENNGISFKSKSLDDVIEIMDAIMQITCSGHVNFEANTKNITVESKLNSGHSLPWVSILDGCLQKQGYKTRTIYQNNANKGEKVHIKISKS